In the Clostridium gelidum genome, AGGAATGCCAAGGGGGATAGTAAAGATTAAAGAAAATATATTTGTTGGAGATTATTTGAATGGAATATTAAATATAATAGGTATAGAAAATAAAAAAATAAAAGCCATAGAATTAGGCTCTGAACCGAATGCTATGACTTTAGTTAAAAATTAATTAGTTAATTAATATATTAATTATATTGGTATATATTTCAGATGGATTCTCTTTCCACTTGCTGCAAATTGAAGTTGCTTGATTTTTCGTGGGAACTGATAATTTTAGTTCCATTAATAAAGTTTGATCTTCAATAGCTTTAAGATCAACTATAAAGCTATCATCACTCTCACCAAGAGTATAGTCAGCGTGTATAGTTAATTCCTTTTTTATAGATCCTATCTTTTCTTTTATATATTCATCAATAATAGATATTTTTGAGGGGGATATTCTAGCTTTAAATAAAGAAAGAACATTATCTCCCGCTTCTGTTAATATCAATAATTTTTTATCATTAGCTTCATGATATTCAACGAATTTAGACTCCTCAAGCTCAGCCAAATATTGTTGGAATGTAAAATAATTAATAAAGTTATTTTCAAGAATTATTTCAGTAAGCTGAGTATTGGAAATTGGATCTTTTATTGTTTTTAATACATATAACATTAGTAACTTGTTTTCTGCGAGTTCTGATGAATTTTCGTACATAAATACCTCCATAACTAATGAAAATCTACTTTTATTATAACATAAATTATCTTGTAGTGAATAGTAACTAAAAGAATTTAATTACAAAAAAAGAATTATATGTGCCCAAAATTTTTATAAAGTAATTTGTTTTTTTACTAAATATTAACTTATGTATATATATAATAGTGTTAAGTCAAAAACATACTATGTTTGTGTCAATAAATATACTTAAATGAAAACGTTTGGTTTGCTAAAATTAGTATTGTAAATGATATCAAAGTTAACTTTGATATTTACGAATAGAAACTTAGAGACTTTAGGAGGACGTATAAATGAGCAAAATTAAACACATTTATAGTAGTGATAAAACTTATTGGCAAGAAGGACAGTTACAGAATATAGAATATGAAGACACTTTAGAATTAACCAGCGAAACAAAGCAAACTGTAAAAGGCTTTGGTGGTTGTTTTAATGAAATTAGCTGGGATATTTTAAAAATAGTAGATAAAAATAAGCAAAAAGAAATTTTAGATAATTTATTCACAGAAGAAGGTTTGAATTTTAATGTAGGACGTTTACCAATGGGTGCTAGTGATTATGCATTGGAATGGCATAGTTATGATGAGACAAATGGAGATTATGAGTTAAAAGATTTTTCTATAAAAAGAGACGAAGAATACTTATTGCCATATTTAAAAGAAGCATTAAATCGTAAACCAGAAATGTCATTATTTGCTTCACCTTGGAGCCCGCCAACATGGATGAAAACAAAGAAATCATACAATTTTGGAACATTATCGTGGAACCAAGAAAATTTACAAGCTTATGCAAATTACTTTGCAAAATATGTAGAGGAATATAAGAAAGCTGGAGTAAAAATTGAACAAGTTCATATTCAAAATGAACCTCATGCTGATCAAAAATTCCCATCATGTATGTGGACAGGCAAAGAAATGAGAGATTTTATTAAAAATAATCTTGGACCAGTATTTGAGGAAAAAGGAATAGATGCAGAGATTTGGCTTGGTACAATTAATGGACCATTTGTAGATTTTCAGCTTCCACTTCCAGGTTGTGCTCCATTCTCACAATTCTATGATCAATGTGTAAATACAATACTTTCAGATAAAGAAGCGAGAAAATACATATATGGGGTAGGATTCCAATGGGGTGGAAAACATGTAATTGAACAAATTGAATTAAGTTATCCAGAAATAAGACTTATGCAAACAGAAAATGAATGTGGGGATGGCCAAAATACATGGACTCACGCAGAATATGTTTATGGACTTTTTTGGCATTATTTCACTCACGGTGTTGAAAGCTATGTTTACTGGAATATGGTACTTCCGAGTGGTGGAATAAGTACTTGGGGCTGGGAACAAAATACAATGATAACAATTGACCCAGAAACAAAAGAAGTAGCATATCAACCTGAATTTTATATTATGAAGCATTTCTCGCATTTTGTTAAACCAGAAGCAAAAAGAATAGCAACTAAAGGTCACTGGACTTCAAATTCTATCGTATTTGAAAATCCTGATGGAGAAATTGTAGTTGTTGTAGGTAATGCAATGGATGCAGATCGTGAATTTACATTTAAATATAAGGATGTAAGTTTTTCTACAATTATCAAAGCACATTCAGTTAATACTTTTTGTGTACAAAAATAATACAAATGATAAAATTAGGAGGATAAAAAATGGAAGCAACACAAAATTTAAAAAATAAAATTGGGTTAAAAGAAAAATTATCTTATGCCTGCGGTGATGCTGGTAATAATGTAATATTTGCATCTATGAGCAGTTTTCTAGTATTTTATTATACAGATGTAGTAAAAGTTAGTGCAGTGACTATAGGTTCAATTATGTTGATTTCTCGTGTATTAGATGGATTTGTTGATATTCTTATGGGAGTAATTATTGATAAGACAAAATCAAAGTATGGTAAAGCTAGGCCTTGGTTATTAAGAATGTGTATACCTTTTGCTATAGCAGCTGTTCTTATGTTTTCAGTTCCAGATGTGAGTAATTATTGGCAATATGTATATATTTTTGTGACTTATAATATTGTTAATATAATTTATACATCTATAAATCTTCCTTATGGAGTGCTTACTTCATTAATGACTCAAGATCAATATGAACGTTCAGTTTTAACTATATTTAGAATGATATTTTCAGTAATTTGTAATATTGGTATTAGTATGTTGACTTTACCTGTTGTTGCTATGTTTGGTAATGACAGAAAAGCTTGGTCGTTAACATATGCATTATTTGGTGCAGTGGCAGTAGTTCTTTTCCTTATTACTTTCTTTAATACAAAGGAAAGAGTAGGTAGTGCTACCGATGAAGTTAAGAAAGAGGTTCCTGTTAAAGTTGGTGTAAAAGCATTATTTAAGAATAAGTATTGGGGGATTTTAACGATTCAAGGTTTATTAAATGGTGCCAATTTAACAATTATGATGGGAATGAATGTTTATTATGCTCAATATGTTTTAGGAAATGCAGGATTAGTGTCAGTATTAACATTTGCAATGATGCTTCCATGTTTAGCCGGTATGTTCGTATTAGCTCCTATTGTTAAGAAGTTTGGAAAACGTAATGTTTCATTAGCAGGTATTGTAATTATGGTAATAGGATATTTAATAGTAATGATAGCGCCAACAAATTTAACGCTTGTACTTATAGGAACTGCTATAAGAGGACTAGGATTTACTCCAGTACAAACTTTAAGTTTTGCAATGCTTGCAGATACTGTTGAGTATGGTGAGTGGAAAGCTGGCGTAAGAACAGAAGGGTTAATTTATAGTGCACAAAGCTTTGGCGGAAAAGCTGGGGGAGGACTTGGAAGTGGTGTAATAGGATGGATTTTAGGTATGGGTGGATATATAGGTGGTGCAGCAGCACAGTCTGCAGGTGCAGTAGGTGCGATTAAAGCATTATTCATTTTTATCCCAATAGCATTTGTAGTAGTCCAATTTGTAATCTTAATTCCTTACAAACTTGATAAAGAATATTCACAAGTTTTAGAAGATCTTGAAAAAAGAAAAACAGTAAATAATTAGAGAATATTAAATCGATTTGAAAATTTAATTACAATATATACAGAGGCTGTTAAAAATTATATAAAAGTCTCATATAGATCTAAAGACCATGCATAAATAGGGGAACTCTTCTATATGCATGGTTTTTATTAATACAAATTTATATAATTTAATATTCTCCCTTACTTTCATTACGGTATTGAGAAGGAGTCATGTTTGTACGTTTATTAGTGATGCACTGACTACAGCAATTACTCTTGATTATACGTAACTACATTTTAGAATTCTTAATATTATTTTTTAATATTATTTTTCGAGTTTCACTTGGAGTACACCCATAATTATCTTTAAATAATTTCATAAACATTTTGTAATTAGTAAAACCATTTTTTTCAATAAGCTCAGTAATACTATAATCAGTATTAGTTAAATTAGTATAAAAATGTTCTAATCTTATACTATTTAAGTATTTTAAAAAGGTTGTACCCATATATTTTTTAAAAAATCTTGAAAAATATTCAGGATTTAATCTAGCTTGAGCTGATATGTCATCTAAACTTATGCATTCTTTATAATGTTTTTTTACATACTTTGTTATTAACTCTAATCGATCTAAATATCGGTCTGTTTTTTGTATATTTAATTTGGGCACAGAAACACTAAATTTATTTACTAAAATAAATAATAAATCATAAATTAAGCTATTTATTTTAAGTTTATAACCAAGAGGTCTATATTTATAAATTTCTGCGAAAGATTTTAATAAGATTTTTATATCATTTTGACAATCAATGTGTTGATTATTTTTCATATAGGGATTACATTCAAAATGAATATTTTGAACATCATCTATATTATTTTCTAAAAGTTCATAAGGAATCTGTAAAAGTATTGATGTATTACTATCTTTATGGGCCGTTGAATGAATATCTCTTGGACTTATTACTATTAACTGATTTTCTTCAACTAAATATGAAGAATTATTAATATCAACTTCAAGATAGCCATCTAAAATATAAATAATTTCCATATGATTATGCCAATGCTTAGGTATAATTCTAGCATTATCAGTCATGTTGAGAAACATAACACTAATGTCTTCATTTCGTTTAACTAATTCATGTTTAAATTCCATAAAATCACCTACAATCTTTTTATTTGAATACTTAGGCATATTCAAAGAAATAACAAGTCAGCATGCTAGTATATTTTCTTTTATATGCCTTATAACAATTTTACGTAGTTAATAAATAAAAACAAAAAACGACATAAATTAAGTCAATAATCATACTAATTTATCAAATAAAAAATTGATATAATTTATTTAAGAAGTTGAAAAGGTTTAACAAAAAGCATAGTTAGATTGTAGTATAATTTAAATATGTATGCAACTAAACATTAATCATAGATATTTAAAAAAATAATTTCAAGGTAAAAGGAGAGCGTAAAAAATGGAAAAATTACTTTTTGGAGTGGCGTATTATGATGAATACATGCCATATGATAGATTAAATGAAGATATTAAAATGATGAAATCAGCTAATATTAATGTTGTTAGAATTGCTGAATCAACTTGGAGTAGTGTAGAGCCACAAAATGGCGAGTTTGATTTTAAACATATAGATAGAGTGATTGATGCAATGGAGGAAG is a window encoding:
- a CDS encoding DUF4364 family protein, producing the protein MYENSSELAENKLLMLYVLKTIKDPISNTQLTEIILENNFINYFTFQQYLAELEESKFVEYHEANDKKLLILTEAGDNVLSLFKARISPSKISIIDEYIKEKIGSIKKELTIHADYTLGESDDSFIVDLKAIEDQTLLMELKLSVPTKNQATSICSKWKENPSEIYTNIINILIN
- a CDS encoding glycoside hydrolase family 30 protein — translated: MSKIKHIYSSDKTYWQEGQLQNIEYEDTLELTSETKQTVKGFGGCFNEISWDILKIVDKNKQKEILDNLFTEEGLNFNVGRLPMGASDYALEWHSYDETNGDYELKDFSIKRDEEYLLPYLKEALNRKPEMSLFASPWSPPTWMKTKKSYNFGTLSWNQENLQAYANYFAKYVEEYKKAGVKIEQVHIQNEPHADQKFPSCMWTGKEMRDFIKNNLGPVFEEKGIDAEIWLGTINGPFVDFQLPLPGCAPFSQFYDQCVNTILSDKEARKYIYGVGFQWGGKHVIEQIELSYPEIRLMQTENECGDGQNTWTHAEYVYGLFWHYFTHGVESYVYWNMVLPSGGISTWGWEQNTMITIDPETKEVAYQPEFYIMKHFSHFVKPEAKRIATKGHWTSNSIVFENPDGEIVVVVGNAMDADREFTFKYKDVSFSTIIKAHSVNTFCVQK
- a CDS encoding MFS transporter encodes the protein MEATQNLKNKIGLKEKLSYACGDAGNNVIFASMSSFLVFYYTDVVKVSAVTIGSIMLISRVLDGFVDILMGVIIDKTKSKYGKARPWLLRMCIPFAIAAVLMFSVPDVSNYWQYVYIFVTYNIVNIIYTSINLPYGVLTSLMTQDQYERSVLTIFRMIFSVICNIGISMLTLPVVAMFGNDRKAWSLTYALFGAVAVVLFLITFFNTKERVGSATDEVKKEVPVKVGVKALFKNKYWGILTIQGLLNGANLTIMMGMNVYYAQYVLGNAGLVSVLTFAMMLPCLAGMFVLAPIVKKFGKRNVSLAGIVIMVIGYLIVMIAPTNLTLVLIGTAIRGLGFTPVQTLSFAMLADTVEYGEWKAGVRTEGLIYSAQSFGGKAGGGLGSGVIGWILGMGGYIGGAAAQSAGAVGAIKALFIFIPIAFVVVQFVILIPYKLDKEYSQVLEDLEKRKTVNN
- a CDS encoding AraC family transcriptional regulator — its product is MPKYSNKKIVGDFMEFKHELVKRNEDISVMFLNMTDNARIIPKHWHNHMEIIYILDGYLEVDINNSSYLVEENQLIVISPRDIHSTAHKDSNTSILLQIPYELLENNIDDVQNIHFECNPYMKNNQHIDCQNDIKILLKSFAEIYKYRPLGYKLKINSLIYDLLFILVNKFSVSVPKLNIQKTDRYLDRLELITKYVKKHYKECISLDDISAQARLNPEYFSRFFKKYMGTTFLKYLNSIRLEHFYTNLTNTDYSITELIEKNGFTNYKMFMKLFKDNYGCTPSETRKIILKNNIKNSKM